The Pseudopipra pipra isolate bDixPip1 chromosome 6, bDixPip1.hap1, whole genome shotgun sequence genome includes a region encoding these proteins:
- the LOC135415898 gene encoding retinol dehydrogenase 12-like isoform X2, which translates to MNTGTRVGAVLCPGRYVAGGRCKSTAKMEGKVVIITGANTGIGKETARDLARRGARVIIACRDIAKAEAAASEIRAETGNQQVIVKKLDLADTKSIREFAEKFLAEEKELHILINNAGVMLCPYSKTADGFEMHMGVNHLGHFLLTFLLLERLKQSAPARIVNVSSLAHHGGRIRFHDLHGEKSYNRGLAYCHSKLANVLFTRELARRLQGTKVTANALHPGSVSSELVRHSFVMTWLWKIFSFFLKTPWEGAQTSVYCAVAEELDSVTGQYFSDCQPAYVSPRGRDDETARKLWSVSCELLGIQWD; encoded by the exons ATGAACACAGGGACGCGGGTCGGAGCCGTGCTCTGCCCGGG GAGGTATGTCGCTGGAGGACGGTGTAAGTCGACAGCAAAGATGGAGGGGAAGGTGGTGATAATCACAGGAGCCAACACAGGCATCGGGAAGGAGACTGCCAGAGACCTCGCACGGAGAG GTGCAAGGGTGATCATTGCTTGCAGAGACATTGCAAAGGCAGAAGCTGCAGCCAGTGAAATCCGAGCTGAGACAGGGAACCAGCAAGTCATTGTGAAAAAGCTGGACTTGGCTGATACGAAGTCCATCCGCGAGTTTGCTGAGAAATTTCTAGCAG aggagaaggaactCCATATTCTCATTAATAATGCTGGGGTAATGTTATGCCCTTATTCCAAGACTGCTGATGGCTTTGAGATGCATATGGGAGTCAATCATCTTG GTCATTTTCTCTTGACTTTCCTCCTGCTGGAGCGTCTGAAGCAGTCTGCCCCAGCCCGCATAGTGAACGTGTCCTCGCTGGCTCATCACGGAGGCCGAATCCGCTTCCATGATCTCCATGGTGAGAAGAGCTACAACCGTGGCCTCGCCTACTGTCACAGCAAATTGGCTAACGTGCTCTTCACCCGGGAGCTGGCGAGGCGGCTGCAAG GCACTAAAGTCACAGCAAATGCTCTCCATCCTGGTTCTGTCTCTTCTGAGTTGGTCCGGCATTCATTTGTAATGACTTGGCTGTGGAAGATATTCTCCTTCTTCCTGAAGACACCTTGGGAAGGAGCTCAGACCAGTGTCTACTGTGCAGTAGCTGAGGAACTAGACTCTGTGACAGGACAGTATTTCAG TGATTGCCAGCCAGCATACGTATCTCCACGTGGCCGGGATGACGAGACAGCAAGGAAGCTCTGGAGTGTGAGCTGTGAGCTCCTTGGCATCCAGTGGGACTGA
- the LOC135415898 gene encoding retinol dehydrogenase 12-like isoform X1 yields the protein MLNCWGAALGAAVSVPVLLFVAAPYIRRYVAGGRCKSTAKMEGKVVIITGANTGIGKETARDLARRGARVIIACRDIAKAEAAASEIRAETGNQQVIVKKLDLADTKSIREFAEKFLAEEKELHILINNAGVMLCPYSKTADGFEMHMGVNHLGHFLLTFLLLERLKQSAPARIVNVSSLAHHGGRIRFHDLHGEKSYNRGLAYCHSKLANVLFTRELARRLQGTKVTANALHPGSVSSELVRHSFVMTWLWKIFSFFLKTPWEGAQTSVYCAVAEELDSVTGQYFSDCQPAYVSPRGRDDETARKLWSVSCELLGIQWD from the exons ATGCTCAACTGCTGGGGAGCTGCACTGGGCGCCGCCGTCTCCGTCCCCGTCCTCCTTTTCGTGGCAGCGCCCTACATCAG GAGGTATGTCGCTGGAGGACGGTGTAAGTCGACAGCAAAGATGGAGGGGAAGGTGGTGATAATCACAGGAGCCAACACAGGCATCGGGAAGGAGACTGCCAGAGACCTCGCACGGAGAG GTGCAAGGGTGATCATTGCTTGCAGAGACATTGCAAAGGCAGAAGCTGCAGCCAGTGAAATCCGAGCTGAGACAGGGAACCAGCAAGTCATTGTGAAAAAGCTGGACTTGGCTGATACGAAGTCCATCCGCGAGTTTGCTGAGAAATTTCTAGCAG aggagaaggaactCCATATTCTCATTAATAATGCTGGGGTAATGTTATGCCCTTATTCCAAGACTGCTGATGGCTTTGAGATGCATATGGGAGTCAATCATCTTG GTCATTTTCTCTTGACTTTCCTCCTGCTGGAGCGTCTGAAGCAGTCTGCCCCAGCCCGCATAGTGAACGTGTCCTCGCTGGCTCATCACGGAGGCCGAATCCGCTTCCATGATCTCCATGGTGAGAAGAGCTACAACCGTGGCCTCGCCTACTGTCACAGCAAATTGGCTAACGTGCTCTTCACCCGGGAGCTGGCGAGGCGGCTGCAAG GCACTAAAGTCACAGCAAATGCTCTCCATCCTGGTTCTGTCTCTTCTGAGTTGGTCCGGCATTCATTTGTAATGACTTGGCTGTGGAAGATATTCTCCTTCTTCCTGAAGACACCTTGGGAAGGAGCTCAGACCAGTGTCTACTGTGCAGTAGCTGAGGAACTAGACTCTGTGACAGGACAGTATTTCAG TGATTGCCAGCCAGCATACGTATCTCCACGTGGCCGGGATGACGAGACAGCAAGGAAGCTCTGGAGTGTGAGCTGTGAGCTCCTTGGCATCCAGTGGGACTGA
- the LOC135415898 gene encoding retinol dehydrogenase 12-like isoform X3, with protein sequence MEGKVVIITGANTGIGKETARDLARRGARVIIACRDIAKAEAAASEIRAETGNQQVIVKKLDLADTKSIREFAEKFLAEEKELHILINNAGVMLCPYSKTADGFEMHMGVNHLGHFLLTFLLLERLKQSAPARIVNVSSLAHHGGRIRFHDLHGEKSYNRGLAYCHSKLANVLFTRELARRLQGTKVTANALHPGSVSSELVRHSFVMTWLWKIFSFFLKTPWEGAQTSVYCAVAEELDSVTGQYFSDCQPAYVSPRGRDDETARKLWSVSCELLGIQWD encoded by the exons ATGGAGGGGAAGGTGGTGATAATCACAGGAGCCAACACAGGCATCGGGAAGGAGACTGCCAGAGACCTCGCACGGAGAG GTGCAAGGGTGATCATTGCTTGCAGAGACATTGCAAAGGCAGAAGCTGCAGCCAGTGAAATCCGAGCTGAGACAGGGAACCAGCAAGTCATTGTGAAAAAGCTGGACTTGGCTGATACGAAGTCCATCCGCGAGTTTGCTGAGAAATTTCTAGCAG aggagaaggaactCCATATTCTCATTAATAATGCTGGGGTAATGTTATGCCCTTATTCCAAGACTGCTGATGGCTTTGAGATGCATATGGGAGTCAATCATCTTG GTCATTTTCTCTTGACTTTCCTCCTGCTGGAGCGTCTGAAGCAGTCTGCCCCAGCCCGCATAGTGAACGTGTCCTCGCTGGCTCATCACGGAGGCCGAATCCGCTTCCATGATCTCCATGGTGAGAAGAGCTACAACCGTGGCCTCGCCTACTGTCACAGCAAATTGGCTAACGTGCTCTTCACCCGGGAGCTGGCGAGGCGGCTGCAAG GCACTAAAGTCACAGCAAATGCTCTCCATCCTGGTTCTGTCTCTTCTGAGTTGGTCCGGCATTCATTTGTAATGACTTGGCTGTGGAAGATATTCTCCTTCTTCCTGAAGACACCTTGGGAAGGAGCTCAGACCAGTGTCTACTGTGCAGTAGCTGAGGAACTAGACTCTGTGACAGGACAGTATTTCAG TGATTGCCAGCCAGCATACGTATCTCCACGTGGCCGGGATGACGAGACAGCAAGGAAGCTCTGGAGTGTGAGCTGTGAGCTCCTTGGCATCCAGTGGGACTGA